The Streptomyces sp. NBC_00510 genomic interval CGGCCGAGCGGGCGGCCGAGGTCGCCGAACCCCCGCCGCTCCCGGTCGTACACGTACTCCGCGACGCCGCCGGAGAACATCACCCCGTCGAAGGGACCGGCGTCCGGCAGGGGATCGGTCAGGTACAGCCGGCCGGCGTCCGGGGGAGGCGGATCGCCGGGAGCGGTCAGCAGGGAGACGAGGGCGTCGGCCATCGTCTCCGCCACCCGCTCGGACTCGGCGTCCTGCACGGTGTCGCCGAGTTCCCAGCCGTACCCCGCGCGGGCCGCGTGCCGGCGGCCCGCCGGATCGAGCCGTACGAGACGGCCCCGTTCGTCGGTCACCTGCAGCCGCCCGCCGACGTGCACGGCGGCGGTGGCCACCACCTGCCCGCGGTCGACCACGGCGAGCTTGGTCGTCCCGCCGCCGATGTCGACGTTGAGGATGCGCTGTCCGCGGTCGTAGGAGGCCTGCGCCGCGCCCGATCCGTACGCGGCGAGCATGGCCTCCATGTGGTGGCCCGCCGTCGCGGTCACCAGTTCGCCGCCGCGCTCGGCCAGCACGCCCGCGACGGCCTCCGCGTTGCGCCGGCGCAGCGCCTCGCCGGTGAGGATCACCACCCCGGTGTCGACGTCCGCGGGGTCCACGGCCGCGTCGTGGTAGGCCTTGTCGATGATCGCGCCGAGCGCACCGGCGTCGATGTGCTCGGCGCTCGCGTACGGGGTCAGTTCGACGGGGGACCGGTACACGGTGTCCCTGCGGACCACCAGGTACCGGCTCGTCAGGTCCTCCCCGATCCGGCGCAGGTGCAGCCGGGAGAAGACCACCTGGGTGCCCGACGACCCGATGTCCATCCCGACGCTGTGCAGCGTGACGTTGTCCTGCCGCCAGATCGGGTTGTCCTCCAGGGCGCCGGCCACGTCGTCGTCGTGCACGTGGTCGTGGGCGGGGGTGTGCGCCGAGTGGACCGTGCGCACCCCGTCGTCGTCGCTGTGGTCACCGGAGTGCCGCACGGTTCCCGCTCCTTGGCTGTGTCGGTCGTCAGGCGGAGACGGATTCCCCGGTCGGCGCGGGCGGCAGCGTGGCGATCTCCGCCTCGTACACGGCGTCCATCCGTGGCTCCATGCCGTGCTTGGACAGTGCCTCGCGGAAGGTCTCGCGCACGAAGGGCGACTCGTCGGCGTAGTCGATCTGGTCGCCGCCGATGCGCCGGCTGATCCAGGCCTTGGGCACGCCCTGGGCGTTGCGCACCGAGACCACCTCGTGCTTGAAGGCCAGGTAGCGGGCGGGTTCCGGGCCGGTGTTGAAGTGCTGGTGGAACCACATGTTGGGCGGCACGATCAGCGAGCCGGGACCCCACTCGTAGCGCCGCGGCTCCTCGCCCTCGGGCCACATCAGGCTGTAGCCCTCGCCGGACAGGATGATCACGTGGGCGCCTGGGCCGTGCCGGTGGCCCTTCTTGTAGGTGGCGGTCGGGAACTGCGATATGTGGCTGTTCATCGAGCCCTTGGCCATCGCGAAGCGGATGTGACCGCCGCCCGCACCGCGCTCCTTCGCCTCGACCAGCGGCAGGTTGACCGCGTCCGCGACGAAGTTGGTGTCCAGCAGCAGGCCCTTCTGCTCGCCCTTGGGGGAGAAGTAGTCCGGCTCGCCGGCGAAGCGGTCGGTGAAGTCCCTGGGGGTGTGGAAGACGAAGTCGGCGTCCCCGTAGAGGTTGATCACCGGCGGCAGGTTCGTGGAGGAGACGAAGCGTGCGGTCTTCCGGCCGGAGCCGTTGAAGTGCTGGTGGTGGGCGTTGAGCGGGATCGCGAAGATCGACCCGCCCTGCCACTCGAAGGTGACCTCGGCGCCGGCGTCGTTCCAGACCCGTGTCGAGCCCTGTCCGTCGAGGACGAGGATCATCTCCTCGAACAGCTGCCGCTGGGGCGCCAGCCTCCCGCCCGCCGGGATCTCGCACACGTAGCAGTCGTTCGAGGTCCGGGTGGCCTCGTGGTTGATGAACACGCCGCGCCCGCCGCGCCGTTCCCACGGCTTCAGCTCGACCGTGCGCAGGTCGGGCACGTAGTGGGCGGCGATGATGTCCAGCCCTTCGGCGGCGACCCAGCGGGTGTAGGGGGATTCCTTCTCCGTGGCGAACTTGGCCGCCAGTTTCTCGTTGACGATCGCGTCCTTGGCCATGCGTCGGCCCTTCGTGGTTCGGCTCTCACATCACTGAGTGGGCTGAGTGGGTGGCAGATTGGTAGAACCATAAGTCCACCGTGAAAGCCCGTCAACGCTGTGTCGCACTGGGTTCGCGCCCCTGCCCGGCCACCTCCGCGGCGGCCGCGGCGGCGCCCGGACCGAGGTAACGACCCCCGCGCAGGACCGGTCGGAGGTCCTCGTCCAGGCCGTAGACCAGCGGGTTCCCGGTCGGGATGTTCAGTGCCGTCACCTCCTCGCGGCCGAGTCTGTCCAGGTGGGCGACCAGTGCCCGCAGGGAGTTGCTGTGGGCGACGACCAAGACCGTACGCCCGGCGCGGAGATCGGGCACGACCGCGTCGCGCCAGTGCGGCAGCAGGCGTTCCGTGACGTCCGCCAGCGACTCGGTGCGCGGCAGCAGGGCGGGTGGCAGGTGCGCGTAGCGGGGATCGTCGCAGGTGTCCCATGGGTCGCCCGGTGCGATCGGCGGCGGGGTGCCGTCGTACGAGCGGCGCCAGTGCCGGAACCGCTCCTCGCCGTAGCGGCGCAGCGTCTCGTGCTTGGCGCGGCCCTGGAGCGCGCCGTAGTGACGTTCGTTCAGCCGCCAGTGGTGCGTCGCCGGTACGCCGGGGCGGCCGGCCGCCGCCGTGGTGAGCGCGCCGGTGCGCACCGCGCGGGTCAGCACCGAGGTGTGCAGCGCGTCCGGGAGCAGTCCCGTCTCGCGGAGCAACCGGCCGCTATGCCGGGCCTGTTCCTCGCCGCGCGCCGTCAGGCCGACGTCGACCCAGCCGGTGAACCGGTTCTCCGCGTTCCATTCGCTCTCGCCGTGGCGGAGCAGGACCAGTGTTCGCATGGCGCCGATTGTGGCCCGCGCGACGGTCCCTTGTTTCGTTCTCACGGCATCTGGTCTAATGGACAGACCATGAACCGATGGCCATGGTCTTTCGGCCTGTCCATCGCTTCGGCAATGTCCCACCACGAGAGAAAGAGGGACCGTGCCCAAGGTGATCTTCGTCGGCAGTGACGGTCCCGAATACACCGTCGACGCGGCGGTCGGTGACTCGGTCATGTCGGCCGCGGTCAGGAACGGTGTCCCCGGGATCGTCGCGGAATGCGGCGGCAACCAGTCCTGCGCGACCTGCCACGTGTGGGTCCGCGAGGAGTTCGCGGCCCTGGTCGGCCCGCCCGGCGGGATGGAGGACGACCTCCTCGACCTCGCCGTCGAGGAGCGGCGCGACACCAGCCGTCTGGCCTGCCAGATCCGCGTCACCCAGGACCTCGGCGGACTGACCGTCGACATCCCCCCGCAGCAGCCCTGACCGCCCGGCCGGCCCGGCCGGCGCTGCCGCACCGCACGCTCACCCACCGATCCGCCGCCGCCCGGCGGTCAGTTCCGAAAGGGAAACGGCCGTGCTCAGAAAAGACATCAACGAGCTCCTCACGCAGACCGGCCCCGGCACGCCCATGGGCGAGCTGTTCCGGCAGTACTGGATCCCCGCACTGCTCGCCGAGGAGCTCCCCGAGGACGACTGCCCGCCGGTGCGCGTGAAGCTGCTGTCGGAACGCATGGTCGCCTTCCGCGACAGCGAGGGACGCTACGGCCTGATCGACGAGTTCTGCGCGCACCGCGGCGCCTCCCTCTGGTTCGGCCGCAACGAGGGCTCCGGGCTGCGCTGCCCGTACCACGGCTGGAAGTACGACGTCACCGGCCAGTGCGTGGAGGTCCCCTCCGAGGCCGACAACAGCAGCTTCTGCCAGAACGTCCAGCTCACCTCGTACCCGCTGGTCAGGATCGGCGACGTGCTGTGGACGTACATGGGCGACAAGGCCACCCAGCCGCCGCTGCCCGAGTTCGAGTGGTGCCACGTGCCGGCCGAGCAGACCTACACCTCCAAGCGCTGGCAGCAGTGCAACTGGCTGCAGGCCTTCGAGGGCGGCATCGACTCCAGCCACGTGACGTTCCTGCACTCCGGCGGGCTGAAGACCGACCCGCTGTTCAAGGGCGCCAAGGGCAACGAGTACAACATGAAGGACACCAAGCCCTTCTTCGAGGTCGCCGACAGCGAAGGGGGACTCTTCGTCGGTGCCCGTCGCAACGCCGAGGAGGGCACCTACTACTGGCGCATCACGCCCTGGGTGATGCCGGCCTTCACGATGGTGCCGCCCCGCGGCGACCACCCCGTGCACGGCCACTTCTGGGTGCCGATCGACGACGAGAACTGCTGGACCTACTCCTTCGACTACCACCCCGTCCGCGCCCTCACCGACACCGAGCGGCAGGCGATGGCCGACGGCCACGGCGTCCACAGCAAGAACATCCCCGGCACCTACCGGCCCGTCGCCAACATGGACAACGACTACCTGATCGACCGTGAGGCCCAGCGCCGCGGCGACACCTACTCCGGCGTGGCCGGCATCGCCATGCAGGACGCCTCGCTCCAGGAGAGCATGGGCCCGGTCGTGGACCGCACCCGCGAGCGGCTCGTCCCCGCCGACAGCGGGATCATCAAGGCCCGCCAGAAGCTCCGCAAGGCCGCGCTCGCCCTGCGGGACCAGGGGGTGACACCGCCCGGCGTGGACCCCGAGCACCAGCGGGTCCGCTCGGCGGCGGTGGTCCTGCCGCAGGCGGAGTCCTTCCTCGACTCCTGCCGCGACGCGGTCAAGGTCACCCCCGGCGTCCCCCAGGCCTCGGTCTGACATGGCGGCGCCCACCGTGTACCCGAGCGAGAGCGCGCGGGCGGCCTCCGCCGGCGAGGCCCGGTTCAGGATCCGCGTGCCCATCGCGCCGGCCCGCGCCGCCCGCGTCATCGGGCTGGACGGCCGGGCGACCGCCGTCGCCCGCCGGCTGGCCGAACACCCCTGGGCCCACGCCCGGTTCTACACCGGCGGCGGCCCCCGCCCGGCCGGGACCGACGACCCCCTGCTGCACGCCCTCGACGGCACGCCCGCGTCGCTGCCCGCGGTCCTGGACGGCAGCGACGTCGTCGTCGTCCTCGCCACCGAGGACGGCGGCCGGGCCACGGCCGCGACCATCGGCCGCTTCTGCTGGCAGCACGGCATCACCACCGCGGGCGTCGTCCTCGGCGACGGCTTCGAGGCCGACGACGCCGTCGCGGCGCTGCGCCCCTACGCGCGGGTGCTGCTGCTCTCCGCCGACGAGGGCGACGTCTTCGAACTGCTCACCGCACTCAGGGTCTAGGAGGACGTGGCATGCCCGGCAAGACCAGCCTGCGCGATCTGCGGCGCATGAAGGAGGAGGGCCGCAAGATCGTCTGCGTCGTCGCCTGGGACCACCAGATGGCGCGCATCGTGGACCGGGCCGGGGTCGACCTGGTCTCCGTCGGCGACACGGTCGGGGTCAACCTGTGGGGGCACGCCAACCCCCTGGAGATCACGATGGACGAGATGCTCGTCGTCGCCAAGGCCGTCCGGCGCGGCGTCAGCAGGGCCCTGCTCAGCGCCGACTTCCCCTTCGGCCCGCTCCAGGAGGGCACCGGCAGCGCCGTACGGGCGGCGATCCGCTTCGTGAAGGAGGCGGGCGTCGACATGGTCAAACTCGACGGCGCCCCGGACTTCCTGGAGGCGGTGGAGGCCGTCACCCGCGCCGGCATCCCGGTGTTCGCCCAGTTCGGCATCACGCCCCAGACCGCACTGCGCTACGGGGTCGCGTACCGGGCGGTCCCCTCGGCCGCCGACCAAGTGCCGGAGGAGATGACCGACGCCCTCGTCGCCGAGGCCAGACGGCTGGAGGACGCCGGCGCCGCGCTGCTCAACTTCACCAACTCCGGACCCGTCGTCGGCGCCGCCGTCGCCGCCGCCGTCTCGGTCCCGGTCGTCGGCGGATTCGGCGGCGGCCCCTGGCTCGACGGCCGGATGCGGATGGCCCACGCGGCCATCGGCTACTCCGCGGACGCCATCGACGACCCGCCCGAGACGTACGCCAACGTCGCCGCCGTCACGCTCGACGCGATCACCGCGTACGCGGCGGACGTCCGCGCGGCCCGGCAGATCCCCGGCGGCGTGCCCGTGCCGCCCGCCGTCCCGCCCGCCGGCTGACCCGCACCACCGAGAGGACCGCCGCGCATGCCCACCGCCGTCATCGACGGGATCCCCACGCGCTACGAGACGGCCGGCTCAGGGCCGCCGCTGCTGATGTTCTCGCCCGGCGGCTTCGACTCCAGCCTGGAGGGCTGGCGGACGGTCGGGGTGTACCGGAGGCTGCGGCTGCTCGACCGGCTCACGGAGCGGTACACCTGCATCACCTTCGACCGGCGCGAGTCCGGGCGCTCCGGCGGCCGGGTCGAGCGCCTGTCCTGGGCGGCCTACGCCGCCCAGGGCCGCGGCCTCCTCGACCACCTCGGCATCGCGCGGGCCCACCTGATGGGCGGCTGCGTCGGCTGCTCGACCGCGGCCGCGCTCGCGGTGGCCCACCCGGAACGGGTGCTGGGCATGGTGCTGTACTCCCCGGCGGGCGGGGTGAGCTACCGGATGAAGCAGCACGCCCGCTTCGAGCGCCACCTCGCGTACGCCGCCGAGCACGGGCTCGGCGGGGTCGTCGACCTCGCCAGGACCACCGGTGCCGGTTTCACCGCGGACCCACGCGTCGGACCGTGGGCCCATGTCATCCGCGGCGACGCGGAGTTCGCCGACGCCTACGCCCGCACCGACCCCGAGCGGTACCGGGTGACCGTCGCCGGGTCGGCCCGGCTGCTCTTCGACCGCGACACGGTCCCCGGCCCCGAGCCCGAGGACCTGCTCCTGCTCGACGTCCCGGCCCTGGTCGTCCCCGGCCAGGACGACTCCCACGCGCCCTCGGCGGCCCGCTACCTCCAGGAGTGCCTGACGCGCTCGGAGTTCTGGGACGTCCCGGTCGCGGAGCAGACGGCGGTGACCGCGGCGGACCGGGTGCTGGGGTTCCTGGGCGGCGCGGACGGCGGGTGACGGCCGTCGCGGCGTCATCGGCGTGGTGCCGGGCACCGGCCGGGCGGGCCCCCGTATCTCCGTGGGGGCCCGCCCGGCCCCTCGGCTGTGCTCAGCGGCGCAGGAGGCGGCGGCTGACGATCGCGCAGATCGCGATCAGCACGGCGGCGAAACCGAGGAGCGCCAGCCGCTGCGAGACGTACAGCGTGCCCACGCCGAGCCCGAGGACGGGCACCGCCAAGCCGATGTACGCGGCCAGGAACAGGCCCGCGAGGGCCTCGCCGCGGCGGCGCGGCTCCGCCAGGGAGACGACCGTGGACACGGTGCCCTTGAAGAGCACGCCGGCACCGGCACCGGCGGTCATGCCGCCGGCCAGGAACAGGCCGAAGCTCGGCAGCCACACGGCGGCGGTCACCGCGGCCAGTCCGGTGACCATCGAGGTGAGGCCGGTCGCCAGCTGACGCCGGGCGCCGACCCGCAGCAGCAGCGCCTGCGCGCCGGCCGCGCAACCGAAGTCCAGGAACGGCACCAGACCGGCCAGCGCGCGCGACGGGTGGTGCAGCGTACCGGCGACGAACGAGGGCCCCACCGAGGTGAACAGGCCCAGCACCGCGAAGGCCGCCAGGGTCGCCCCGCAGGCGGCGAAGAACGCCGGGCGCGCCGCCGGGGGGACCGTGACGCGCTGCGGACGGTAGGCGGGTCGCTCCTCGGCCCGTTCCACGGTCTCCGGTACGAGCGCCACACCCGCGGCGGCGAGCAGCAGCAGTCCGAGGAAGACCAGGTACGGGGTGCGCAGCGGCGCGCCCGCGTACTGGGCGAGCAGTCCGGACAGCAGCGGGCCCACCGCGAAGCCGCCCATGTTGGCGGTGGTGGAGATCAGGTCGGAGCGGCCCCGTCCCGCATGCGGCCGCGCGGTGGTGTGTAGCTCCGACAGGTGCGCGGTGGCCGTGGCGGTGATCATCCCGACGCCCAGCCCGGAGACGACGCGGGCGGCGATCACGACCCCGAGCGACGTGGACGTCAGGAACATCACCGCCGAGAGGCCCTCGACGATCACGGCGGTCAGCAGGACGCGGCGCCGGCCGAGCCAGTCGGAGACGTGCCCGGCGAGGAAGAGGCTCACGACGACCCCGACCGCGTAGGCGGCGAAGGCGACCGTGACCATGAAGGTGGAGAAGCCCTCACGGGCCTGGTAGAGCGCCCACAGCGGGGCCGGGACGGCGGTGAAGGCCATGGCCACGAGGAAGGCGAAGGCGATGACCCAGAAGCCGGAGCCGTGCCCGAGGGGGCGCCGGCGGTCGGAGCGGACGGGAGGGCGGGCGGTGACGCCGGCGCGGGGGGCGGGCCTGCCGGCGTGCCGAGCGGTGGCCGTCTGGGGGGACACAATCTTCTCCTGAGCAGACGAAATGATTGAACGCTCAAAGAGTGCGTCGGGCGGTACCATCGCGTCCAACGATGATTCGTGCTTGCATCGATCAATCTGATGGATGGTCAGTCATGGAGCTCCGCCACCTCGAGTACTTCCTCGCCGTCGCCGAGGAGCTGAACTTCACGCGCGCCGCCCGCCGGCTGCACGTGGTGCAGTCCGGGGTGTCAGCGGCCGTGCGGGCCCTGGAGCACGAGCTGGGGGCGCCGCTGTTCGAGCGCACGTCCAAGCAGGTCGCCCTCACCGCCGCCGGGGAGGCCTTGCTCCCCGAGGCCCGGGCGACACTGGCCGCCGCGCAGGCGGCCCGGGACGCCGTCGGCCAGGTCGCCGGGGGGCTGCGCGGCACCGTACGGGTCGGCACGATGACCTCCATCGCCCTCATCGACCTGCCGGGGCTCTTCGGCCGCTTCCACGCCGACCATCCCCGGGTCGGCATCCGCCTCAGCGCGTCGATCGGCGGTACCGCGGGCCTCGTCCAGGGCCTCGTCGACGGTGAGCTGGACGTCGCGTTCGTCTCGCTGCCCGGCAGGCCGCCGGCCGGGCTGACCGTCCGGTCGCTGGCCACGGTGCCGCTCACGGCGGTCCTGCCCGCCGGCCATCCGGCTGGAGCCGGATCCTCGGTGGACCTCGCCGACCTGGTGGGGGAGCGCTTCATCGACTCGCCCGTGGGCTTCGGGAACCGCCTGGTCGTCGATCGGGCGTTCGCCGCCGCAGGCCTGGAGCGCTTCGTGGTCATCGAGGTCACCGACATCACCATGACCGCCGACTACGTCCGGCAGGGCCTCGGCGTGGCCATCATGCCGTCCTTCGCGGTCGCCGCGGACGACCCGGGCGTGTGCGTGCGCCCCGTCGCGGACGGGCCCCTCGAGTGGTCGCTGGGGGTCGCCTACTCCTCGGTGCGCCGGCCCGGCGCCGCGCTCATGGCGCTGCTGGCGCTCATCGGCCGGTTCGTACGCGTCCCGCCCGGAGCCCCGTGAGGACGGCCGTGGTGACCAGGGCGTACGCCACGTGCGGCACGAGGTCGGAGATCCAGTCCGACCGCGACCAGGTGCGCGGATCGGTCACGCGCAGCACGGTCATGGGGCCGTTGGTGCCGATCAGCGCTCCCACGGTCGCCGTCGCCGTCAGCACGGCCGTGGCCGGGCGCCAGCCGCAGCCCACGGCCAGCCCGAGCGTCGCGCCCATGCCCGCCCCGGCCGCGATGCCCGTGAGGGCGCCCAGCGAGGAGATGCGGTTGCGGCGGGCGCCGTCGTCGCCGGGGATCGGTACGTGCGTGGACTCGGAGAGCCGCTCGACGGTGGTCGCCGGGGCGGAGCTGGCGGCGCGGCCGCGCAGCAGCATGTCCAGGTAGCCCACGGTGTTGAGCGCCGTCGTGCCCGCCGCGCCCGCGGCCGCCCCGCACAGCACCCCGTGCACGGGTCCGAAACCGTTGCGGGCCGTCACGGGATCACCGCGCCACGGTCGGGCGCGCCGTCGCGCCGGGTGGAGGGAGTGCCGGTCGTCGCGTGCATACCTTCCAGTAACGCGCCGGACCCCGCACCGCGCCACCGGAGCGGGGGGTGCGGACGGTGCGGCAGCGGGTGAACGGCGGGATGCACTCATCGGCCCTCCGCCGAACACTGCCCGCGAGGGTTGTAGCCACCATTCTTCCCGCGCGGGCAATCAGTGGATACCGCCGAATGACATCCCGATGAGGGCTATGATGCCTGGACCTGACCATGTTCTGGCATTCGCCAACGGATACCGGTGTACGGGCCCTTGAATTCACGTCAGTTCCTGGTCAGCATGGACGGGGCGCAACAGCATGGGGGATCGGTGGACGACGCGGTTGAGTTGGCGGATGTGATCTGGAAGCTGCGGTCGGAGCTCACTCGGGCAGCTTGGGGCGGAGAGCACAAGGACCTCAGGTTCAAGGCCGAGAAGGTGGAACTCGAACTGACGGTCGGGGTGGAGAAGGTTCGCGACCCCAATGTGAAGGTCAAGTTCTGGGTATTCGACGCCGGAGTCGGCTCGCAGCGGAAGAACGTGTCCACACAGACCATGCGGTTGACCCTGCTACCCGTCTTCGCGGCGACACCGGACGATCCGGCCCTCATCGGCGGTGCGGCGGTCGACGACGAGAAATAGTCCGTGGCTCGGCGGTGACCGGTGAGTACGTTTCACGTCGGCCAGGTCGCGGAGATCATCGTCCTGCTTTCCGACGGGGAAAGACGCGGGTCGGGTTACCAGATCTCACGCTCACGTGTGTTGACGGCGGCGCATGTCGTCGCGGACGCGGAAATGGTCGCGGTTCGCTTTGACGCAGATCAGCCCGAACAGTGGAAGTCGCTCAGCACCGTCGAGTGGTTGGACAACACGCGCGATCTCGCCTTGCTGACTCTCGACCATGAACGTCCAACCGTCGCCGTCCCGGCGGGTTTCGCTCGTCTGGGGGCCGGTCACGAGGAGATCGAGGTGCACACCGCGGGCTTCCCGAAGTGGAAGCTGCGCAAGGACGGGGACAACAAGAGATTCCGTGACCTGCACCAGGCGTTCGGCCGTGTCGCGCCGTTGTCGAACCGACGCAGCGGGACGCTCGAGATCACGCTGAGCGGGGCTCCGGCTCGGTCCTCGGACGGTTCGCCCTGGGAGGCGATGTCCGGAGCCGCGGTGTGGGCTGCGGACCGCATCATCGGGATCGTCACCGAGCACGACTTCAAAGAGGGTCTGGCCCGGTTGACCGGAGCACGCCTCGACCTTGCCCTGAAAGACGCGCAGGACGCCGATGGCCGACGTCTGAGCGACATGCTGGGCATCGATCCCGCAGCCCTGCCCGACGCGACCGTCCCACGGGCGCAGCCGCGGCCGGCACCCTCTCCCGCCCTGCCCGGGCTGCGTGCCTACCGGCTGCCGGTGGACTGGATCCCCGGTGGCGGTCCGTGCCCGGTGAACGATGCCCACCTCGCCGACCTCGGCGCGCTGTTGTGTCTGGAACGAGGTCCGGCCACCAATGTGGTGGCGGCTCGGCCGGGTACCGCGCTCGCGGCGGCGCTGTCGGCGGTCGAGGAAGGGCCGGTCCGGCGTGGCAGCGGTCCCGCCAGGGACTTTCCGGAACGCTCGTGGCGCGTGGTGGACGCCGAGACCGCGCTGCGCGACCTGCCCGCCACTTCGGCGGTGACCGGCTTCGTGGTGCCATGGCCCGTCGGCGTCCACCTACGAGGGCCGACGGGTGCCAGGTCGGTCCGGGAGGTCCGGGCCCAGATACGTGCGGCTGCCCCTGACGCGTCCGTCGTCGTGCTGGTGGAGGCGGAGCAGGCCGTCGATGCGATCGCTACCGCCACGCACATCGGCCGTGACCTCCGCGCCGGGCGGACCGGCGAGCGGGTGGAGGTTCTGACCTTGATACGTCCTGGTGAGCCCCCTGACGAGTCGTCCGGCACGGCTGCGCACGGAACAGCGGAGCCCGACGGGCACCGGTTGATGGCGACCGTCGCCGCGGAGATGCAGATGCGTACCTTGGCCGCACCTCCCTGCCCGTACGACGGTGAACCGTTGCCACCGCAGACGGATCCGATGGCGGTGGCCAGTGCGGTCGTGGAGATGCTGAACCGCAGCGCGGCCTGGGGGCCGCCGGAGCGTGAGGCCCATGCGCTGGGTCTCGTCCGCGACTTCGCTCCGCGCTACTTTCCCGCTCTCCTCCGCCGGCACGCGGCGCACCGATCCGGTCGCACACGGTGGGCCTCGCTCTCCGCGGTGGCCGGGATCGACGACCACGTCACGATCTGGCTGGAAGCCGTGCCCGAGGTGGACCCGCCGTCGCGGGTGCCGCGCCTGTTCCGGGACCGCCGGATCGTCGAGTCCGTTCTGCTCGGACTGCTGCGCACGGGAGCCGGCGATGTCGGCGCATGGCGAGAGGCGGCTGCCAACGGACGCTGCCAGTCAGTCCAGGAACTGGCCGACTACCTGGCGTCGGACCGCCCGGCGGCCGAGTTCCTTTCCCACGCCTCGGCCGGGACCGTCGTCGCGGCCCTCAGGGCGGAGCAGTACCACCTGCTCAACGGGGGAACCGCTGTGCCCCAGGCGTCACAGGCCTGGTGGGCGGTGCTGGGACGCAGGCCCCTGACGGAGTCCGCCGTGAGGACTCTTGCCGCCCTGAGCGTGGAGTCGCGCCGTGTGGCCGGGTTCACCGTCGACCGGAGCGAGACGGACCCGGACCTCGCCGAATTGACGCACCAGATGCGGATGGCGATGTGGCCTCCGCTGCCAGGAAAGGAAGCGATGGGATGAGCCTGCTCGCGGACTGGTACTTCTGTACGGCGATGCGTCTGTCGCCGGCCGACACCCACGCATTCCTCGACACGCTGGGTGTCCTTCGCCGCACCGA includes:
- a CDS encoding 3-methyl-2-oxobutanoate hydroxymethyltransferase, producing the protein MPGKTSLRDLRRMKEEGRKIVCVVAWDHQMARIVDRAGVDLVSVGDTVGVNLWGHANPLEITMDEMLVVAKAVRRGVSRALLSADFPFGPLQEGTGSAVRAAIRFVKEAGVDMVKLDGAPDFLEAVEAVTRAGIPVFAQFGITPQTALRYGVAYRAVPSAADQVPEEMTDALVAEARRLEDAGAALLNFTNSGPVVGAAVAAAVSVPVVGGFGGGPWLDGRMRMAHAAIGYSADAIDDPPETYANVAAVTLDAITAYAADVRAARQIPGGVPVPPAVPPAG
- a CDS encoding alpha/beta hydrolase; amino-acid sequence: MPTAVIDGIPTRYETAGSGPPLLMFSPGGFDSSLEGWRTVGVYRRLRLLDRLTERYTCITFDRRESGRSGGRVERLSWAAYAAQGRGLLDHLGIARAHLMGGCVGCSTAAALAVAHPERVLGMVLYSPAGGVSYRMKQHARFERHLAYAAEHGLGGVVDLARTTGAGFTADPRVGPWAHVIRGDAEFADAYARTDPERYRVTVAGSARLLFDRDTVPGPEPEDLLLLDVPALVVPGQDDSHAPSAARYLQECLTRSEFWDVPVAEQTAVTAADRVLGFLGGADGG
- a CDS encoding ethanolamine ammonia-lyase reactivating factor EutA is translated as MRHSGDHSDDDGVRTVHSAHTPAHDHVHDDDVAGALEDNPIWRQDNVTLHSVGMDIGSSGTQVVFSRLHLRRIGEDLTSRYLVVRRDTVYRSPVELTPYASAEHIDAGALGAIIDKAYHDAAVDPADVDTGVVILTGEALRRRNAEAVAGVLAERGGELVTATAGHHMEAMLAAYGSGAAQASYDRGQRILNVDIGGGTTKLAVVDRGQVVATAAVHVGGRLQVTDERGRLVRLDPAGRRHAARAGYGWELGDTVQDAESERVAETMADALVSLLTAPGDPPPPDAGRLYLTDPLPDAGPFDGVMFSGGVAEYVYDRERRGFGDLGRPLGRALRRRVEDGALPFPLLPPGECIRATALGASEYSVQLSGNTGCVTDPGALLPRRNLQVVRPVYELGETVDPEAVAAAVRRRLVALDAGRDDADVALAMSWSGPPGHDRLLPFARGIRDGLAERIDRGLPVYVMLDGDVAMTLGRLLRDELDVAVDVLVVDGLNLRDFDWIDIGRMRHPSGTVPVTIKSLVFGEDPYQGGFADA
- a CDS encoding ethanolamine ammonia lyase-activating protein, which translates into the protein MAKDAIVNEKLAAKFATEKESPYTRWVAAEGLDIIAAHYVPDLRTVELKPWERRGGRGVFINHEATRTSNDCYVCEIPAGGRLAPQRQLFEEMILVLDGQGSTRVWNDAGAEVTFEWQGGSIFAIPLNAHHQHFNGSGRKTARFVSSTNLPPVINLYGDADFVFHTPRDFTDRFAGEPDYFSPKGEQKGLLLDTNFVADAVNLPLVEAKERGAGGGHIRFAMAKGSMNSHISQFPTATYKKGHRHGPGAHVIILSGEGYSLMWPEGEEPRRYEWGPGSLIVPPNMWFHQHFNTGPEPARYLAFKHEVVSVRNAQGVPKAWISRRIGGDQIDYADESPFVRETFREALSKHGMEPRMDAVYEAEIATLPPAPTGESVSA
- a CDS encoding aromatic ring-hydroxylating dioxygenase subunit alpha, which produces MLRKDINELLTQTGPGTPMGELFRQYWIPALLAEELPEDDCPPVRVKLLSERMVAFRDSEGRYGLIDEFCAHRGASLWFGRNEGSGLRCPYHGWKYDVTGQCVEVPSEADNSSFCQNVQLTSYPLVRIGDVLWTYMGDKATQPPLPEFEWCHVPAEQTYTSKRWQQCNWLQAFEGGIDSSHVTFLHSGGLKTDPLFKGAKGNEYNMKDTKPFFEVADSEGGLFVGARRNAEEGTYYWRITPWVMPAFTMVPPRGDHPVHGHFWVPIDDENCWTYSFDYHPVRALTDTERQAMADGHGVHSKNIPGTYRPVANMDNDYLIDREAQRRGDTYSGVAGIAMQDASLQESMGPVVDRTRERLVPADSGIIKARQKLRKAALALRDQGVTPPGVDPEHQRVRSAAVVLPQAESFLDSCRDAVKVTPGVPQASV
- a CDS encoding (2Fe-2S)-binding protein, with the protein product MPKVIFVGSDGPEYTVDAAVGDSVMSAAVRNGVPGIVAECGGNQSCATCHVWVREEFAALVGPPGGMEDDLLDLAVEERRDTSRLACQIRVTQDLGGLTVDIPPQQP
- a CDS encoding 3-methyl-2-oxobutanoate hydroxymethyltransferase, with the protein product MAAPTVYPSESARAASAGEARFRIRVPIAPARAARVIGLDGRATAVARRLAEHPWAHARFYTGGGPRPAGTDDPLLHALDGTPASLPAVLDGSDVVVVLATEDGGRATAATIGRFCWQHGITTAGVVLGDGFEADDAVAALRPYARVLLLSADEGDVFELLTALRV
- a CDS encoding 2,3-bisphosphoglycerate-dependent phosphoglycerate mutase → MRTLVLLRHGESEWNAENRFTGWVDVGLTARGEEQARHSGRLLRETGLLPDALHTSVLTRAVRTGALTTAAAGRPGVPATHHWRLNERHYGALQGRAKHETLRRYGEERFRHWRRSYDGTPPPIAPGDPWDTCDDPRYAHLPPALLPRTESLADVTERLLPHWRDAVVPDLRAGRTVLVVAHSNSLRALVAHLDRLGREEVTALNIPTGNPLVYGLDEDLRPVLRGGRYLGPGAAAAAAEVAGQGREPSATQR